The Raphanus sativus cultivar WK10039 unplaced genomic scaffold, ASM80110v3 Scaffold0367, whole genome shotgun sequence genome segment TGGATGGGATTACGTGGACGCCTCAACAATTTATGGACAGAGTAGAAGGAAGAAAGATTTATGGACGTCCTTAGCAAACTGACATAATTCTCAAGCTCTCATCcacaaaatatttactttttatccTCCATGTGCGTTTTCACAATCTGccttttgtgtatttttgtgATTGATACCTCAgcctatataatatattaaaccTAACTCTAGGTAATTTGTATTATGTGGATGCAATATAATTGGAAAAGTGTATACGAATGGAATAGATACAAAAACGTTTTGTGGATGTAATAGACGTAAAAAAGTTTTGTGGACGGTAAGAAGGTAAGAAGGTTTTGTGGATATAAGGTTTTTGGATAGAATAAATTCATAAGTCTGGTCACAATTTAATGGACATAGTAGAAGTACGAAATATTTGTGGACGGAATAAATGCACAGATCCGACCATAATTTAGAATCAAACCGCAGTGAACCAATTTAAGAAAGGACATTTAATTAGGCCTGGGCATaaaaaccgaaaaccgaaaaccgaacTGAAATCGAACCGAAAAAACCGAATCCGAAACCGAACCAAAGTTTAAAATAACCGAACGGTTCCTATATTTCTAtaaccgaaaaaccgaaaccgaaccggtaccgaaccgagaaccgaatgggtacccgaacatccgaaatacaatttatatacctaaaatattagttatatttagtACTAAAATACCAAATATTCTAAACATTATACACCAATTTATcccaaaatatatagaaaatattttttttgttatttcaaGTTATCCAACTTAtcctaaaaattaaattttccgAATATTTTTatcgaaaatattaaaatttatatgaattacCTGATTTATATCTGAAAACTTCTCAGAAGTCTGTTTTTAACCATGAATCATCCAAAATTAACAGAAAAACTGGAACTAATATGTAACCGAATTAgaaccaaaaatttataaagtattaGTCGATTCTTATaattattatccgaaccgaaccgaaaccgaaaagAACCGAaccggatccgaaccgaatttcatatataaccgaacggttcctatatttctagaaccgaaaaaccgaaaaccgaaccggaaccgaaccgaaaaccgaacgcccaggcctacatttaataaatgaaacaCTAAACCGGGACGGTACCGGTTTTTCTTCCCTTCTCGCTATATACCAAACCCCATCAAACCAAACTTCATTTAACAAAAGGGCTTTTAAGACAAAACACATGACGCAGAAGTAGAGAAAGTATGCAACAAGTGCAAAGTGGCCCGCGACgtaaacaaaagacaaaaagtAGCCCATTACGTAAACGACTCTTTTAATAAACACTTCTTTACTTtctgataaaagaaaaaaaaaacacaccaaCTTTTAGACACATCCAACGGTAAAGAATCAATCTAGTTCGAGTTAGAATCATAGCCGTTTAACATTATTTTGACCAAAGCGCTTACAAAATGGTCCATACACTCTCTTTCCACTACAAAGCTCTGTCCCTCACTcacactctcactctctctctctctcagaatGGCTTCATTGAGATTTGttcatgtcttcttcttctttaagcTCTTTCTCCTCTCCCACTGTGCAACATCTCTCTCCGCCACCTCTTCCGATGTGAAGCTTCTCGTCTCAAAAATCAAACCTTCCCTCCAAGGCACCAGCGAGAGCCTCCTCTTGTCTTCTTGGAACTCATCCGTCCCCGTCTGCCAATGGAGAGGGGTAAAATGGGTATTCTCAGACGGCTCTCCTCTCCAatgcaccaccaccaccaacaacacagacctctctctctcttcacgcCAGTGGACGAACCTCTCTCTCTACAACGACTCCTCTCTCCGCCTCCTCTCTCTCCAGCTCCCTTCCGCCAACCTCACCGGCTCTCTCCCCAGAGAGCTCGGCGAGTTCTCTATGCTCCAAAGCGTCTTCCTCAACATCAACTCCTTGACTGGGACAATCCCTCTCGAGCTCGGCTACGCTTCTTCTCTCTCCGACCTTGATCTGAGCGGTAACTCCCTAACCGGCGTCTTGCCTCCCTCGATTTGGAACCTTTGCGGTAACCTCATCTCCTTAAAGCTTCACGGTAACTCCTTCTCCGGGGTCTTACCTGAGCCTGCTTTGCCGAACTCTACTTGCGGTAACCTCCAGGTTCTTGATCTTGGTGGTAATAACCTCTCCGGTGAGTTCCCTGAGTTTATCACAAGGTTTAAATCTCTGAAGTCGCTTGATCTCTCGAGTAATATCTTTGACGGTTCTGTCCCTGATGGTTTGGGGTTGTTACAACTCGAAACTCTCGACCTTTCTCACAATAACTTTAGCGGGACGCTGCCGAGTTTCTCCGGTGGTGGTTCCAAGTTCAGAGCTGAGTCTTTCCAAGGGAACAGTCCTACCCTCTGTGGTCTGCCTTTGAAGCCCTGCCTAGGCTCCTCCAGGTTGAGTCCCGGCGCCGTCGCTGGACTGGTGATCGGTTTAATGTCCGGAGCAGTTGTTGTGGCGTCGTTGCTGATAGGTTATCTCCagaacaagaagaggaagagtaGCGTAGAGAGTGAAGATGATttagaagaaggagatgaagaagaggaagttGATGGTGGGGGCGGTGAAGGGAAGCTGGTTGTGTTCCAAGGAGGTGAGAATCTGACTCTTGAAGAGGTTTTGAACGCGACGGGGCAAGTCATGGAGAAGACTAACTACGGGACGGTGTACAAGGCGAAGCTTAGCGACGGTGGGAATATTGCGTTGAGGCTGTTGAGAGAAGGTACTTGCAAGGATAGAAGCTCTTGCTTGCCTGTTATAAAGCAGTTGGGACGCGTAAGGCACGAGAACTTGGTTCCTTTGAGAGCTTTCTACCaagggaagagaggagagaagcTTCTCATCTATGATTACATCCCCAACATTAGCTTACATGACTTGTTGCACGGTAAGGTTACATTTAGTCTTTCTTCTCATTCATCAGTTTTGTGTTTAGTATTCATGTATCAGAGGTCTTTAGTTCGAGTGATCGCTGTGacgaaactaatattaaaaaatagtattCATGTATTAGAGGTagagtaattcttgggttcactccctagggtgaactAGGTTCACCACCAATAGGAGTTCACCATTTTATATtacgttttttaaaaaattaaaaaataaaagctcaagaattaaaataaaaaataatagtagttgaaaaaaaatattttttaaaaaagcttTTTATACCATCAGCAAaatgctaaaccctaaaccctaaatcctaaaccctagaccattgggtaaaccctaaacccttggacaaattctaaattcttgaattttttaaagtaattttagtaccgtcagcaaaacactaaaccctaaaccctaaatactataccctaaacccatggataaatcttaaacccttggataaatcataaaccctagaatttaa includes the following:
- the LOC108805378 gene encoding putative kinase-like protein TMKL1, translated to MAALTKWSIHSLSTTKLCPSLTLSLSLSLRMASLRFVHVFFFFKLFLLSHCATSLSATSSDVKLLVSKIKPSLQGTSESLLLSSWNSSVPVCQWRGVKWVFSDGSPLQCTTTTNNTDLSLSSRQWTNLSLYNDSSLRLLSLQLPSANLTGSLPRELGEFSMLQSVFLNINSLTGTIPLELGYASSLSDLDLSGNSLTGVLPPSIWNLCGNLISLKLHGNSFSGVLPEPALPNSTCGNLQVLDLGGNNLSGEFPEFITRFKSLKSLDLSSNIFDGSVPDGLGLLQLETLDLSHNNFSGTLPSFSGGGSKFRAESFQGNSPTLCGLPLKPCLGSSRLSPGAVAGLVIGLMSGAVVVASLLIGYLQNKKRKSSVESEDDLEEGDEEEEVDGGGGEGKLVVFQGGENLTLEEVLNATGQVMEKTNYGTVYKAKLSDGGNIALRLLREGTCKDRSSCLPVIKQLGRVRHENLVPLRAFYQGKRGEKLLIYDYIPNISLHDLLHESKPGKPALNWARRHKIALGIARGLAYLHTGQEAPIIHGNIRSKNVLVDDFFFARVTEFGLDKIMVQAVADEIVSQAKYDGYKAPELHKMKKCNPRSDVYAFGILLLEILMGKKPGKSGRNGGGEYVDLPSLVKAAVLEETTMEVFDLEAMKGVRSPMEEGLVHALKLAMGCCAPVTTVRPSMEEVVKQLEENRPRNRSALYSPTETRSDAETPC